One stretch of Streptomyces agglomeratus DNA includes these proteins:
- a CDS encoding GNAT family N-acetyltransferase codes for MPVPAFDSPADAIRAWVDGWVVSRGAADPVPQPWGLTVDVGLPHHATRHVLTDADEATVRKLAEAYGAPAVALKVFLEPETVAPWLGPEWVSDGPGWLMTTPLAGRPGRETPAAPDGYALKSWRRGGVTRVLVVAPDGGFAARGQVAPTGGTAVVDQVETAPAHRRKGLGALVMSVLHEAAYAQGATVGILGATTDGRGLYESLGWQECAPLVGVTYRAA; via the coding sequence ATGCCCGTCCCAGCCTTCGACTCCCCCGCCGACGCGATCCGCGCATGGGTGGACGGATGGGTCGTGTCGCGTGGCGCGGCGGACCCCGTCCCGCAGCCGTGGGGCCTCACGGTCGACGTCGGGCTGCCCCACCACGCCACCCGGCACGTCCTGACCGACGCGGACGAGGCGACGGTCCGCAAGCTGGCCGAGGCGTACGGCGCGCCGGCCGTCGCCCTCAAGGTGTTCCTGGAGCCGGAGACCGTGGCGCCCTGGCTCGGCCCGGAATGGGTGTCCGACGGCCCGGGCTGGCTGATGACGACACCGCTGGCCGGTCGGCCGGGACGCGAAACGCCGGCCGCTCCCGACGGGTACGCGCTCAAGTCCTGGCGACGCGGAGGGGTGACGCGCGTGCTCGTCGTCGCCCCCGACGGTGGTTTCGCCGCGCGCGGACAGGTCGCCCCGACGGGCGGGACGGCCGTCGTGGACCAGGTGGAGACGGCGCCCGCGCACCGGCGCAAGGGGTTGGGCGCGCTGGTGATGAGCGTGCTCCATGAGGCGGCGTACGCACAGGGCGCCACGGTCGGGATCCTGGGCGCGACGACGGACGGGCGGGGGCTGTACGAGTCGCTGGGCTGGCAGGAGTGCGCCCCCTTGGTCGGCGTGACGTACCGGGCGGCGTGA